In the genome of Hevea brasiliensis isolate MT/VB/25A 57/8 chromosome 14, ASM3005281v1, whole genome shotgun sequence, the window ATCACATGCATAAAATGGTTTCACAATCTTTTCTTCCAAGCTGAACTTGCCAAGATCATGGCCTCCATATAAGTCATCCTCATTCATCTGATTCCAATTATCGTCCGTAAAATAAATAGAATTCTTTTCAAATCCTGAACAATACTGAGCCAAGAGTGACATTGAATGGTTTCCCCCTAAAAACAATACCTCATCCTTCAAATTGTCTACTCCCACCCATTTTTGCTCTCTGGAATCCAACTTGCAAACATGAAACATAAGTGTTTGATACGGGCAAACCAAAGGCTGGGTGCTGTCACCACTCAGAAGATATGCTTCATCAACAACTTCACCTTCTTCATTAACAAAATTCCCTATATACCTTAGCACCAGTAAAAGATCGCCAGATGATTCCACTAAGTAAGTTTGGCAAGAATGTAAATTTCCGAAACACTTTGTAGCTTCCAACATTTCTCTTGTGGTTGAAGGGTGGATTTCCCTTTTCTTTATTGGCAAAGAAGCATGAAAGTCCCAGACTTCAATGGAACTATCCGACGTTAATGCATAAAAAAAATCGTTAATGTATATGATATCACAATAGCCTTGAGATGCACCACTAAGAATAGTCCAACCTGAATCTCCTTTCTTACAGAAAGCAAGCCTTGAGAGGTAACCGAAAATTAGTACAACTACATAGCTGTTGTCATGAGATGGATCTGACAGCAAGATAGCTTTGGTGATAAAAACCTTTCTCAAGTGTTGGATGAAGTAGGATTTATTAACTTGAAACATGAACCCCTCAATTGTAGGCAACTGAATTCGAACTTGTGAAAAGGGGTTGAGGAGGAAGGGTTTTGCTTCATCATCTAAAAGCACTAGCCACCCATGAGATGAACCAACACACCAAGCATCATTACCGAACAGATTACCAATGTTCTTGATCTGATATGTTTTATTGTCCTCAAGACTAAAGAAGCAACGAGCATGATGTTCTTGGTTGCCAGGGAGGAGGAGCCATGGTACTTGGCGTAAAGAAGAGACATATGATTTTGCAATGGAATTCCAAGAAGAACAAACAGCCTTGAAGCGAATGAATTGAGCAAAAGATAGCTTTGAAAGTATCAATCTCAGAAGTTCAGGTTGAAGCTTAGACCAATTTTGTTCGACAATGGAAGTAACCTTAGAAAAAGAAATTTGTAATCTTTTGGAGCTAGCACTCGGGTCTTCCGCCATGGTAgaaaagagatttttttttattgccaTTGTTATAGAAGTTTGCAAGGCTCTTATATACACTAGTCAAAGTATGCTAACCTTTTAACCAAAAGATGCATCTCTTAATGCATGAAACTATTAAGAAGAGTCGCATCTCTTCATGCGGTTACATCTTTTAACCAATAGACATAACTTTTGGATTTTTTCACCTTTTGGCAATGTACATGTCTTTTGGATTTTAATTCAAATGGACTCGGGTTGACCCACATAGGTGAGCCAGACAATATTTCTAACATTTTTCACTCGCACATGATAGGTCAACTCTCATTTCAAATTCTACAAATTTCATATTTTACAAATAGATTGTGTGATCAATGTATACTTCGAGAGCTCATTTGCTATATGTTAGGATAATATAACATCCACTAAGACAAATGGTTTTTGACAAGGGGAAAAATCCtcgttaaaaattaaaaagtggTCATTAATACTAATTAACGACTGCAAAGGTTGGTAGTTAAGTCATTATAGGCTCTGTCATTAAACTTAACTAGTTGTTAATACTAATAACAAAGCTACAATAATCGATTGTTAAAATTGTACTATTAACGGCTATTTTagtcatcattattattatttatgaaaGAGAAAATGACCattaaatttgaattaaaatacCATTATTTTGTACTTAACAACCTTTAATATCGTCATTAAAAATAGTTAACGATGAAAAACTTGGTTGTTGAAAAATAGTAACGATAGTAAATAATGGTCGTTAAAAGTTATTAACGACCTTTGATGTCgtcataaaaaatttttaacaatgAAAATATTGGTCGTTGAGAAAAAGTAACAATAGTAAATAATGATCATTAAAGGTTATTAACGATCTTTGATATCATCGTTAAAAATTATTACCAATGAAAAAAAATTCGTCGTTTAAAAATAGTAATGATAGTAAATAATGTTGTTAAAAGCTATTAATGATAAAAAAGAAATGGTCATTAAAAAGTATTAACGAGAGTAAAATCTGATCGTTAAAAACTACTAACGATAGTAACAATTAgttgtagaaaataattaaagaAGCAGATAAAGTCTGGAAGCAATAGGGGCAAATAAAAAATGGAATTCTCTATGGAAGAAGATTCTAAAAGTGAAGAAAGTGCGTTAAGTTAAAAGATTGCCAAGGCCATCAAGAAACATCAAAAACACCCTAATGATGATGATTTTGACATGGGTGATGGTTCTTCTCTGTGTAGCAATACTAACCAAAGTTTTTCCACCTAAGTTCAAATTACTAACCCATATTTGTTTCCATTTACTAACCCATATTTGTTTCCATTTCCaattttcttttgtttccttCTTCAAATCCATACTTTGTGGCATTCACATAGGAGCATAACCTAACAATCCTCAAGGCTATGAATATACTCTAATTATTGATTATAATGGGATTTACATAAGACTCGTATGaatgtattataaaatttttccaaaactaccCTATACATTTGCTTCTTCTTTGCCCCAACAAAGGCACAATTATTATGTGGAAGGTGACACTAACCACACTCTTGGCTAAAGATGGCAAAAGTTTCTGAACTCGATTCAACCCATCCTGAACTCATTCAATTTTGTAGACCCCAATAGTGTGTGGGGCAGAGAGGAGGATTCCTTCTTCCCACTCAAATCCTTGTACCAGGCACAATAttagattattatttttttatcaaaaaataatttatttttgtatatttatgtatttaaatatcataattttaataaaaaaaagtataaatatattatgaaagttatgtttaaaaatattatttttaataaataaatttatattatataataataaattaaaatgaaaaatagaaaaataaaaagaaaaatctgTGCGCCTAAATTCATCCTCCCCCACTTTTTGGTGGAAAAGTCTTCGTTCCAACCCGAACCCTCTAACCTTGCCCCGTTAGCGCTGTTGCCATTCCTACATTTGCTAGGTGCACTCTTGTTGATCCTCCATAAAGCAAGGAAGGGGGCCCACTAGTAAATTTTCCATGTGCAAATATGTGATTTGATTCAAGCATATCATCTTTCATATCCATATCTTGCACGTCTAGAGCTTCTTTGATCACATACCTATTAGCAGTAGGAGATGATGTTCCCACTTGAGATCTTGTAGTTGTAGATCCTGAAGATCTTTAAGCATAGCCAATTCACTAAGTAAATTTCCTAGTTAAAGATCCGCCTATCAGTTGAAACTTTTTATCCAGTCGATGAAGATCTTGAAATAGAGTAGCTTGACCCATAATTTATGGAAGCACACATTTTGGGACAAACAAATTGATTAGGTTGAATAAACCATTCACCTTCTTTTCTCACTTAAAATTTGCTACAAATCTCAATTCCTAATTGCTCCTTCGAAGATAATGTCCAAATGATTTGTTCGTATGAATCTTGGGAGCTGAAAAATAGTAACTTTTGTTGAGTTGCCTTGCTACAATTTTGGATTGCAGTCACCTGGCGTtgaaaatctctctctctctctctcacttttcaaTTTAGTTGCTTATTTTGGGTAGAAATGGATTTTTTGCTCTCATATTTGCAGAGAAACGTTAGATTATCTTTGACAGGAGTGGGAGAGGAAAAGAAACTGTGGAGGGAGAGAGACATGATGGGAgtgggagagggagagggagagggagatagAGAGAGACAAGGGAGAGAGACACGTGGAttaattatttgtaaataatcATAAATTTAAGGAAATAATTTGGGATCAACTCGCCAAAATatagaaataaatttataaataattaaaatttctaatgaCTCCGAAACAATTTAtccataatattaataattatgatttaaaatttatttctaaattattaagttTTTTAATTTAGTGAGACTTGAGATTTGAGTATTTGACAAGTATGAGCGGaactataatttattaaattaataatttatcattctatccaaaaaaaaaagaaaattaataactTGTCAAAGCGTgcaaaagtttttaaaatattgGCCAACTTTCCTTGTTGCTTATGCatttatttatgaattaattattagatacacCGTGAGcactaaaaaataattattagataCACCTAATAATTTCTCTTGTTTACGAGCGTAAGAGATTATGAAGACATTATCTTATGTGCATTGATCCATTAAATCAACTTTTCAGTGATTTCACTAACTAGAGGAGACTCACACTCCCACACACAACTTATGTGACTTTAGATAACAACTGGTCATCTACTAGACAGTAATAATTtactaaattaaatgaattttaaccggttaaattatttattttttttatatattgacaaaaaattaattattatatttatttgtatATCAATATATACTAATTTAGTAATATTTGGTCCGAAACAAAATAATTAAtcgaattaaaattttgaatcaaaattttaatttagttagtCATTTTCGTTTAAACCACAcacacagatatatatatatatatatatatatatatatatatatatatatatatatatatatatatatatatatatatattaagataaCGTTGTTAAGTTATGCATTATCTaacatcaataattaaatttataattaaaaaaataaaaagttaaaatgaaatttcaaatatttatcttttttaattccaaatatttcatattttgtaaataaaattatatttttaattgtgccaagtgttaattaTTAGTGAATACAAGTTACTTAAATTGAATTTTGCTATCTCAAAGCTGTAACATTTTAGGTTCAATATTATTAAGAATATTTCATCTATtcttatgaaaaaaattatgtgGACAAATCTTTTTATGAGATAAGTTTAACTAATAAGATAAGTTAAAATTAGGCTTtatctaataaaattaattttaaatattttatttaaatttcaaatattttatatatactaaTAATTGAAAGAAAACAAGAGATTAGttaaaatgaaaattgaaatagcTTATATTCATAAACTAAaaagaaattataaatataatttttattcatattaattatatcttatatttattactatctataaaataaattttacaatCTATCTCATcaaatttttgtaaaatgattttttttctgTAATGTAgtcaattatgaaaaattttattaacttaacagaaaatataaaatttcttcatcttaaattattataatttttcacaatatcttaaattttaattaaaataatagatGATAAATATGAAATAGTAAGTACGTATACCTTATTTAATTTTGTTTACAATATTTTTtaacattattaaaaaatattatatgtgttgttttgtgaagaaattttattttttccgttaagttaataaatttttcataattgactaatttacaaaaagaaaaatcattttaagaaaaatcattttacaaaaaattaatgagatgaattgtaaaatttcattaaatcatCTTATTTTTCgtaacaaaataattttactttattttaaataaagtaaCTATGGAATATACCAcaattattaaatttttcattttttaatataattattattttttattacgcCATGTGTCAATTTATTATGAATACAAGTGTCAAGTTCTTGATAACCATTCTTGAGTCTTTAGCTttcacacacatacatatataattattattttttattatgccatgtgtcaatttATTATGAATACAAGTGTCAAGTTCTTGATAACTATTTTTTAGTCTTTAcctttcacacacacacacacacacacacacacacacacatatatatatatatatatatatatatatatgtggtaTTTGGTTTGGCTACTcacttttaatttttgatttagaatgttttttttttttaatttataagttaatttaaaaataagtagttaGTTGTTTGGTAaggttatttaaaaataattttaaatagtttaagtgtttggtaaaaagatgcttaaaaaaaaacttaatttctCAAAATGACAAAAAAGGATGCATTATTGAGCATTGTGATTGTTAAAATAAGGATAgtgttgattttttaaaaaattattaggataatattgtattttatttgatcaaaatatagttttaaaataaataaataagttataaGTAAGATTGTCTTATTTATGACTTATTTTAAGTAGTTATTTTAACTTATAAACCAAACCAAACACTAATCTATATATGACTTATAAGCAGGTTTGGCTGCTTATAAGTCAAACCAAATATAAAACTTATAAATTTGACCTTTAATTGAAATTctctaataagaaaaaaaaactcgAAGAATACTtgctcaataaataaataaataaattatattttcttttttttctgaaaatagtttcatatttttatatattagggAAGTGAATTCTATTGTTATTTTAATGAAAACAAAATAAGACTCATTTTTTTAtattacaataataaaaaaagaattaGCAACTGAACAAATCAATTGCTAATCAAATAGAATTGGTTGTTAATCAATTTGGCAACTTATTTAGCAACCGATTCAGACAGTTGCAATAAAACTGGTTGCCAAATCATGTTACAACTGACTAATAGATTGGTTACTATTAACAATGAATTTATCAACCGAAAATTGAATCGgttgttaaaataattttaaaaaataaatttttttattaaaaaatatcgaTTGCTTGTAGCGATCAATTTagcaatcaaaattgattgctaataatAATTGATAAATTATCTACACATAAATCAAACCAAATATAAAACTTATAAACTAAACCAAACACTAATCTACATATGACTTATAAGCAGGTTTGACCGATTTATAAGTCAAACCAAATATAACACTTATAAATTTGACCTTTAATTGAAATTctctaataagaaaaaaaaaactagaagaATACTtgctcaataaataaataaattatattttcattttttttctgaaaatagtttcatatttttatatattagggAAGTGAATTCTattgttattttaataaaaaaaaataagactcatttttttatattacactaaaaaaaaaagaattagcaATTGAACAAATCGAtcgttaatcaaataaaattggtTAATCAATTTAGCAACTTATTTAGCAACCAATTTAGACAGTTGTAATAAATCTGGTTGCTAAATCATGTTACAACTGACTAATAGATTGGTTACTATTAGCAATGAATTTATCAACCGAAAATTGAATCGGttgctaaaataatttttaaaaataaatttttttattaaaaaatatcgaTTGCTTGTAGCGATCAATTTagcaatcaaaattgattgctaataataattgataaataatcagttctaaaaaaaaaatagcGCCTTTAATTTGACAATTTAGCAACTGATTTTCTATTgctaattcttaaaaaaaaaattaaatttctaaataacataaaaattcttataaataaattattctaaaaattactaaaatataatttattaattaaaaatttgtgctaaaaattaatataaaaacattatactaataataattattaatcaaaataataacaaaaaaattaataaaaataaataattagtgccacaaataatttactaaaaacaaatatttataaaaaagtaaattataataaaaaataaattaaataaaaaaatgagaCAGAAAAAGT includes:
- the LOC131173321 gene encoding putative F-box protein At5g38270, giving the protein MAEDPSASSKRLQISFSKVTSIVEQNWSKLQPELLRLILSKLSFAQFIRFKAVCSSWNSIAKSYVSSLRQVPWLLLPGNQEHHARCFFSLEDNKTYQIKNIGNLFGNDAWCVGSSHGWLVLLDDEAKPFLLNPFSQVRIQLPTIEGFMFQVNKSYFIQHLRKVFITKAILLSDPSHDNSYVVVLIFGYLSRLAFCKKGDSGWTILSGASQGYCDIIYINDFFYALTSDSSIEVWDFHASLPIKKREIHPSTTREMLEATKCFGNLHSCQTYLVESSGDLLLVLRYIGNFVNEEGEVVDEAYLLSGDSTQPLVCPYQTLMFHVCKLDSREQKWVGVDNLKDEVLFLGGNHSMSLLAQYCSGFEKNSIYFTDDNWNQMNEDDLYGGHDLGKFSLEEKIVKPFYACDLRRIDPPPFWIVPNPW